From a region of the Lactuca sativa cultivar Salinas chromosome 4, Lsat_Salinas_v11, whole genome shotgun sequence genome:
- the LOC111920468 gene encoding polyphenol oxidase, chloroplastic codes for MTSFASSPTKTLTGTASRSERRISSSSNYSSSFSFKSSQVPIARISKHRHAVSCKTLDDDHHHHANSGKLDRRNILLGLGGLYGTAATFGSNSPAIAAPIMAPDLSKCGPADLPEGAVSTDCCPPYTTKILDFKLPPPSNTFRVRPAAHLANEDYIGKFNKAIELMKALPDDDPRSFKQQANVHCAYCDGAYDQVGFPDLELQVHNSWLFFPFHRYYMYFFEKICGKLIDDPNFAIPFWNWDAPDGMKIPDIYTNKKSSLYDPLRDVDHQPPSLIDLDFNGVDENLSPSEQTSKNLTVMYRQMVSSSKTSTLFMGSPYRAGDDASPGSGSIENTPHNPVHIWAGEWKHNNGKNMGKLYSAARDPLFYAHHGNIDRMWSVWKTLGGRRKDFTDKDWLDSSFLFYDENAELNRVKVRDCLDTKNLGYVYQDVEIPWLKSKPVPRRTKPKQKPKNKNNKQAVARADEYIPFAKDVFPASLNEVIKVLVPRPKISRSKKQKEEEEEILVIEGIEVKIDEFVKFDVFVNDEDDGMRATADKTEFAGSFVNVPHTHKHGKNLKTRLRLGISELLEDLNAEDDENVLVTLVPKTRGSGISIAEIKIEHEE; via the coding sequence ATGACATCCTTTGCATCATCACCGACCAAAACCCTAACAGGCACGGCCTCCAGGAGTGAAAGGAGGATCTCTTCCTCATCCAACTACTCTTCTTCCTTCTCTTTTAAGTCATCTCAAGTTCCCATAGCCAGAATCTCCAAACATCGCCATGCAGTTTCATGCAAAACCCTAGATGACGATCACCACCACCATGCAAACTCCGGCAAACTTGATAGGAGAAACATCCTGTTAGGCCTCGGTGGTCTTTATGGTACTGCCGCCACTTTTGGGTCTAATTCACCAGCCATTGCAGCTCCGATCATGGCACCCGACCTCTCAAAATGTGGTCCGGCCGACTTGCCCGAAGGTGCTGTATCCACAGACTGTTGCCCTCCATACACCACAAAGATTCTCGATTTCAAACTTCCACCACCGTCAAACACCTTCCGAGTCCGTCCGGCAGCTCATTTGGCTAATGAAGATTACATAGGCAAGTTCAATAAAGCCATCGAGCTCATGAAAGCTCTCCCAGATGACGATCCTCGTAGCTTTAAGCAGCAAGCAAATGTTCATTGTGCCTATTGCGATGGCGCGTATGACCAAGTCGGTTTTCCAGATCTGGAGCTTCAAGTACATAACTCATGGCTGTTCTTCCCTTTCCATCGCTATTACATGTACTTCTTCGAGAAAATTTGTGGCAAGTTAATTGATGACCCAAATTTCGCAATTCCATTTTGGAACTGGGATGCACCAGATGGGATGAAAATCCCTGATATTTACACAAATAAGAAATCTTCGTTGTATGATCCTCTTCGCGATGTGGACCATCAACCACCGTCTTTGATTGATCTTGACTTCAATGGTGTCGACGAAAATCTTAGCCCCTCTGAACAAACGTCCAAAAATCTCACAGTTATGTATAGACAAATGGTGTCTAGTTCCAAGACTTCTACTCTTTTCATGGGTAGTCCTTATCGTGCAGGCGATGATGCTAGCCCTGGTAGTGGTTCGATCGAGAACACACCACATAACCCAGTTCATATCTGGGCCGGTGAGTGGAAGCATAATAATGGCAAAAACATGGGCAAACTTTATTCTGCAGCCAGGGACCCTCTTTTCTATGCACATCATGGGAATATTGATAGAATGTGGTCAGTTTGGAAAACACTAGGTGGAAGAAGGAAGGACTTTACTGATAAAGATTGGCTTGATTCTTCGTTCTTGTTTTACGATGAGAACGCTGAGTTGAATCGAGTCAAGGTGAGGGATTGTCTCGACACCAAGAATCTTGGCTACGTTTATCAAGATGTAGAGATACCATGGCTAAAAAGCAAACCTGTTCCACGTCGGACAAAGCCCAAGCAGAAGcccaaaaacaaaaacaacaagCAAGCTGTGGCTCGAGCCGACGAATACATACCATTTGCAAAAGATGTTTTTCCGGCGAGTCTTAATGAGGTCATCAAAGTGCTGGTTCCACGGCCCAAGATATCAAGGAGTAAGAaacagaaagaagaagaagaagagattttGGTGATCGAAGGAATTGAAGTGAAGATAGATGAGTTTGTGAAGTTTGATGTGTTTGTCAATGATGAAGATGACGGGATGAGGGCCACCGCAGATAAGACGGAGTTTGCCGGAAGTTTTGTGAATGTCCCTCATACTCATAAGCATGGGAAGAATTTGAAGACGAGATTGAGGCTAGGGATAAGTGAGCTTTTGGAGGATTTGAATGCTGAAGATGATGAAAATGTGTTGGTGACATTGGTGCCCAAAACTAGGGGTAGTGGAATTTCCATTGCAGAGATCAAAATCGAGCATGAAGAATGA